A window from Chitinophaga filiformis encodes these proteins:
- the hutU gene encoding urocanate hydratase gives MTSSEFIKTYAAHPHYKAPRGNQLHARSWQTEAPLRMLLNNLDHEVAENPDELVVYGGIGQAARNREALQKIIEILLELDEDHSLLVQSGKPVGVVRTHPQAPRVMLANSNLVPKWATWEHFNELRAKGLMMYGQMTAGSWIYIGTQGILQGTYETFVACGKQHFNADLKGKLVVTAGLGGMGGAQPLAATMAGAVFLGADVDESRIQKRIATRYIDRITHSYEEAIAWAMDAKAKGEALSIGLVSDAGDLLETLLKDNIIPDVLTDQTSAHDPVNGYIPNGMSLQEAADLRKKDPAAYKQRALKSMARHVGYMLALQKKGAVTFDYGNNLREFAREGGEPDAFNFPGFTPAYIRPLFCEGKGPFRWVALSGDPQDIYTTDQALMEAFPENKALINWLKKAQEQVAFQGLPARICWLGLGEREKAGLIFNELVRTGKVKAPIVIGRDHLDCGSVASPNRETEAMKDGSDAVSDWTLLNLMANTGGGATWVSFHHGGGVGMGYSQHAGMVILADGTDRAATCLQRVLFNDPALGIFRHADAGYEEAKETARKFNI, from the coding sequence ATGACCAGTTCGGAATTTATTAAAACCTATGCGGCACACCCGCACTATAAAGCTCCCCGTGGTAACCAGCTGCATGCCCGCTCCTGGCAAACGGAAGCGCCTCTACGCATGTTGCTGAACAACCTCGATCATGAAGTAGCAGAGAACCCTGATGAACTGGTGGTATATGGTGGGATTGGCCAGGCAGCACGCAACAGGGAAGCATTACAGAAGATCATTGAGATACTGCTTGAACTGGATGAAGATCACTCTTTGCTGGTGCAGTCGGGCAAACCCGTAGGTGTGGTGCGCACACATCCGCAGGCGCCACGTGTAATGCTGGCTAACAGCAACCTCGTACCCAAGTGGGCTACCTGGGAACACTTCAATGAACTAAGAGCGAAAGGGCTGATGATGTACGGTCAGATGACCGCCGGCAGCTGGATCTACATCGGTACACAGGGCATCCTGCAGGGAACATATGAGACCTTTGTAGCCTGCGGTAAACAACATTTCAATGCTGACCTGAAGGGTAAACTGGTAGTTACAGCCGGTTTAGGCGGTATGGGCGGCGCTCAGCCACTGGCGGCTACAATGGCAGGCGCTGTGTTCCTCGGTGCAGATGTAGATGAATCACGTATTCAGAAACGAATAGCTACCCGTTATATTGATCGTATCACGCATTCTTATGAGGAAGCCATTGCCTGGGCGATGGATGCCAAAGCCAAAGGTGAAGCCCTTTCCATCGGATTGGTAAGCGATGCAGGCGATCTGCTGGAAACTTTGTTAAAAGACAATATCATCCCTGATGTATTAACAGACCAGACATCCGCACACGATCCGGTGAATGGTTATATACCCAATGGAATGTCTTTACAGGAAGCCGCTGATCTGCGTAAGAAAGACCCTGCTGCATATAAACAACGCGCATTGAAAAGTATGGCCCGCCATGTAGGTTATATGCTGGCCCTGCAGAAGAAAGGAGCGGTTACCTTCGACTACGGTAACAACCTGCGTGAATTTGCACGTGAAGGGGGAGAACCCGATGCATTTAATTTCCCCGGCTTTACACCCGCCTATATCCGTCCATTATTCTGTGAAGGGAAAGGCCCTTTCAGATGGGTCGCATTATCAGGTGATCCGCAGGATATTTATACCACTGACCAGGCATTAATGGAAGCATTCCCCGAGAATAAAGCATTGATCAACTGGCTGAAGAAAGCACAGGAACAGGTAGCCTTCCAGGGACTACCCGCCCGCATCTGCTGGCTGGGATTGGGAGAGCGGGAAAAGGCAGGACTGATCTTCAATGAGCTGGTCAGAACAGGCAAAGTAAAAGCACCCATTGTAATTGGGCGCGACCACCTGGACTGTGGCTCAGTAGCATCTCCCAACAGGGAAACAGAAGCGATGAAAGACGGCTCTGATGCAGTGTCTGACTGGACATTGCTGAACCTCATGGCCAATACCGGTGGTGGCGCTACCTGGGTATCTTTCCATCATGGTGGCGGTGTAGGCATGGGTTACTCACAACATGCTGGTATGGTAATACTGGCAGATGGTACAGACCGTGCCGCCACCTGTTTGCAAAGAGTATTGTTCAATGATCCGGCGCTTGGCATCTTCCGTCATGCAGATGCAGGTTACGAAGAAGCAAAGGAAACAGCCAGAAAATTCAATATCTGA
- the hutI gene encoding imidazolonepropionase — MELIGPFSQILPLTNLPLKGALHDEQLLAIEHGGVVTDGGRILEVGDFKALQRQYPDCDVTHITVPSVLLPGFIDCHTHICFDGSRNRDYAMRIAGKSYLEIARAGGGIWDSVMKTRAADQETLMNNTVARANRHLHEGVTTIEVKSGYGLNLEGELNMLRAIQDAASHTKATLIPTCLAAHMRPKDFEGSEEAYLNWIITSLLPLIQSEQLAHRVDVFIEETAFTSGPAKHFLQQAADMGFAATVHADQFSTGGTAVAVAAGALSADHLEASDDAAIALLAAADIVAVVLPGASLGLGMHYAPARKLLNAGATVAIASDWNPGSAPMGDLLLQAAVLSAAEKLSTAEVFAALTTRAAKALQLHHIGQLAPGFLADMQAYPCADYRDILYYQGKMKPTRVWKEGERIK; from the coding sequence ATGGAACTGATTGGCCCCTTTTCACAGATATTACCGCTCACAAACCTCCCCCTGAAAGGAGCTTTGCACGATGAACAATTGCTGGCCATCGAACATGGCGGTGTTGTAACAGACGGTGGCAGAATACTGGAGGTGGGCGATTTTAAAGCCCTGCAACGTCAGTACCCTGATTGTGATGTCACACATATCACCGTGCCATCTGTGTTGTTGCCAGGCTTCATAGACTGCCATACACACATCTGTTTCGATGGTTCCCGCAACAGGGATTATGCGATGCGCATTGCGGGTAAGTCTTATCTTGAAATAGCCCGTGCAGGCGGCGGTATATGGGATTCAGTGATGAAGACAAGAGCGGCCGACCAGGAAACTCTGATGAACAATACAGTAGCCCGCGCAAACCGGCATTTACACGAAGGCGTTACAACCATCGAAGTAAAAAGTGGCTATGGCTTGAACCTGGAAGGAGAACTGAATATGCTGCGTGCCATCCAGGATGCAGCCAGTCATACAAAAGCTACACTGATCCCCACCTGCCTGGCAGCGCATATGCGGCCAAAAGACTTCGAAGGAAGCGAAGAAGCGTATCTTAACTGGATCATTACCTCCTTATTGCCCCTTATTCAATCAGAACAACTGGCACATCGTGTTGATGTCTTCATAGAAGAAACTGCATTCACCTCCGGCCCTGCCAAACACTTCCTGCAACAGGCTGCTGACATGGGTTTTGCAGCCACTGTACATGCCGATCAGTTCTCAACCGGCGGTACCGCCGTTGCAGTAGCAGCGGGCGCGCTTTCTGCGGATCATCTGGAAGCCAGTGATGATGCTGCTATTGCATTACTGGCAGCTGCAGATATCGTTGCAGTTGTATTGCCCGGCGCTTCGTTAGGGCTGGGTATGCATTATGCACCGGCAAGAAAACTATTGAATGCAGGAGCAACGGTAGCCATTGCCAGCGACTGGAACCCCGGTTCCGCGCCCATGGGAGACCTGTTACTGCAGGCCGCAGTGCTAAGTGCGGCAGAGAAATTATCTACAGCAGAAGTGTTTGCAGCCCTCACTACCCGCGCTGCAAAAGCCTTACAACTTCACCACATCGGACAACTCGCCCCCGGCTTCCTGGCAGATATGCAGGCATATCCCTGCGCCGACTACCGCGACATCCTGTACTACCAGGGTAAAATGAAACCAACAAGGGTCTGGAAAGAAGGGGAGCGGATAAAATGA
- a CDS encoding cellulase family glycosylhydrolase, giving the protein MKKNGRRLSFKLAALLLCLTGIWSQGHAQTPVARNGQLQVIGTKLCNQYGNPIQLRGMSTHGIQWYGWGSCLTAASLDALAYDWGADVLRISLYVQEGGYETDPAGFTAQVNRLIEEATARGMYALVDWHQLTPGDPNYNLSRAKTFFSAIANTHKNKNNIIYDICNEPNSGATWAKIKTYADQMIPFIRAIDNDAVILVGTHGWSTMGLSGDGSLQDILNNPLQYPNVMYTFHFYAKDHRTEYLNQLNTASDRLPVFVTEFGTQEASGDGPNDFAMAQQYIDLMRNKKISWTNWNYSDDFRSGAVWVTGTCSNGPWTTARLKPAGAWVRERMLNPADDFPGGNVCVPVSASANDGNVPANVQDNDYNTRWSAEGDGQWIQFCLESITTVSRVDIAFYNGTQRQTIFDILTSTDGISWTAAATGLRSSGTSNALETFTFSARSAKHVRILGHGNTVNAWNSLTEVKILTSSSSTQTALAPLQDAYVRNGDYASTTYGTTDPAVLMSKLNVATTTGYDRQAFLRFDVSSVSNISSAVLKVFGKIEDNRVSNIPVGVYAVGNTTWTESALTWNNKPAAGTSALQTTTVTDSTGRYYSWDITSYVQAEKAAGRNGISLALLSNTVADPRIMWRSKEAGLTAPQLVITTNTSAAKLAATAPLHEPVKLTTSLTSYPNPFGDNSTVSFFLDKPADVVLAVYDINGKQVAVLKRGRLDAGQYNSSFAGNHLPKGVYTVKLTYGEKAITRKVVKQ; this is encoded by the coding sequence ATGAAAAAGAATGGAAGACGCCTTTCTTTCAAACTTGCGGCCTTACTGTTATGCCTGACAGGCATCTGGTCTCAGGGCCACGCACAGACACCGGTAGCCAGGAATGGCCAGCTCCAGGTGATCGGCACAAAACTATGCAACCAGTACGGCAATCCCATCCAGCTCAGAGGCATGAGCACACATGGTATCCAGTGGTATGGCTGGGGAAGCTGCCTGACAGCAGCCTCTCTCGATGCCCTTGCCTACGACTGGGGTGCAGACGTACTGCGTATCTCCCTGTATGTACAGGAAGGTGGTTATGAAACCGATCCTGCAGGTTTTACCGCCCAGGTGAACCGCCTCATCGAAGAAGCTACTGCACGTGGCATGTATGCGCTTGTTGACTGGCATCAGCTGACGCCAGGCGATCCAAACTACAACCTCTCCAGAGCGAAAACCTTTTTCTCGGCTATCGCCAACACACACAAGAACAAGAACAACATCATCTACGACATCTGCAATGAACCTAACTCAGGCGCTACCTGGGCTAAGATCAAAACCTATGCAGACCAGATGATCCCGTTTATCCGTGCTATTGATAACGATGCCGTTATCCTTGTAGGTACCCACGGATGGTCCACCATGGGCCTTTCCGGCGATGGCTCCCTGCAGGATATCCTCAACAATCCGCTGCAGTATCCTAACGTGATGTATACCTTTCACTTCTATGCAAAGGATCACCGCACGGAATACCTGAACCAGCTGAATACAGCGTCCGACAGACTTCCTGTGTTCGTAACCGAGTTTGGTACACAGGAAGCAAGCGGCGATGGGCCGAACGACTTTGCCATGGCGCAGCAGTACATCGATCTGATGCGCAACAAGAAGATCAGCTGGACCAACTGGAACTACTCGGACGACTTTCGCTCAGGCGCCGTATGGGTAACCGGTACCTGCTCCAACGGTCCATGGACCACTGCCAGGTTAAAACCTGCAGGCGCCTGGGTGCGCGAGCGTATGCTGAACCCTGCAGATGATTTCCCGGGCGGTAACGTGTGTGTGCCGGTATCGGCCAGCGCTAATGATGGCAACGTACCAGCCAACGTCCAGGACAATGACTACAACACCCGCTGGTCTGCCGAAGGCGATGGCCAGTGGATACAGTTCTGTCTCGAAAGTATCACTACTGTTTCCCGCGTTGACATCGCGTTCTACAACGGTACACAACGGCAAACCATCTTCGATATCTTAACCAGCACAGATGGCATCAGCTGGACAGCCGCTGCCACAGGCCTTCGCAGCAGCGGTACCTCCAATGCCCTGGAAACATTCACCTTCTCAGCACGCAGTGCAAAACACGTAAGGATACTGGGACACGGTAATACCGTTAATGCATGGAACAGCCTGACCGAAGTAAAGATCCTTACATCATCTTCTTCAACGCAGACCGCCCTTGCTCCTCTACAGGATGCTTATGTCAGGAATGGTGATTATGCATCTACTACCTACGGCACTACTGATCCTGCTGTACTGATGTCAAAACTGAATGTTGCCACCACAACGGGTTACGACCGCCAGGCTTTCCTGCGTTTCGACGTAAGCAGCGTAAGCAACATCTCGTCCGCAGTACTGAAAGTATTCGGGAAGATTGAAGATAACCGTGTATCCAATATTCCGGTAGGCGTTTATGCCGTAGGCAATACCACCTGGACTGAATCGGCACTGACATGGAACAATAAGCCTGCGGCTGGCACATCGGCATTGCAGACAACAACAGTGACCGATTCCACCGGCAGATACTATTCATGGGATATCACCAGTTATGTACAAGCCGAAAAAGCGGCTGGCCGTAATGGCATTTCCCTTGCCCTGCTGAGCAATACCGTTGCTGATCCGCGCATTATGTGGCGATCAAAAGAGGCTGGCCTGACGGCGCCTCAACTGGTGATCACTACCAATACATCCGCAGCAAAACTGGCAGCTACGGCTCCCTTGCATGAGCCAGTGAAACTTACTACTTCCCTGACCAGCTATCCTAACCCATTTGGCGATAACAGCACTGTCAGCTTCTTCCTCGATAAACCAGCTGACGTAGTATTGGCTGTATACGACATCAATGGCAAGCAGGTGGCTGTGCTAAAACGCGGCCGTCTGGACGCAGGGCAGTACAACAGCAGCTTCGCAGGCAATCATCTGCCTAAAGGCGTGTATACAGTGAAACTGACTTATGGTGAAAAAGCCATTACACGTAAGGTTGTAAAACAATAA
- the hutG gene encoding formimidoylglutamase, translating into MKKPDFYRQPVAWTGRIDGTDEELLRWHQRITLVNLLTGTLPALKPHQQGIAVLGFACDEGVRRNKGRVGAVEGPAALRRACSNFPVHFDSELLIADVGDVICIDNQLEEAQAALADTVLTIRKAGYLPVLLGGGHEITYGHAQGIYKHLQQRKRHEKLGLVNIDAHFDLRIPGQEGSTSGTGFWQLAQDCKLEGVPFHYLALGIQANSNTQQLFRIAGDLDVQYVDADAFHLQDRVLLQAAISQFLRDVDAVYLTVDLDVFSAAFAPGVSAVAYNGIRPDGLFLECYRSILQSGKLAGIDIAELNPSLDIDNHTARLGASLLFEMASNLHYH; encoded by the coding sequence ATGAAGAAGCCTGACTTTTACCGGCAACCCGTTGCATGGACGGGAAGGATAGATGGTACGGATGAAGAATTATTGCGCTGGCATCAGCGTATTACACTTGTGAATTTACTGACGGGTACATTACCGGCATTGAAGCCGCACCAACAGGGCATCGCCGTTCTGGGGTTTGCGTGCGATGAAGGCGTACGCCGCAATAAAGGGCGTGTAGGCGCTGTAGAAGGACCTGCAGCATTGAGACGGGCATGCAGCAATTTTCCGGTACATTTTGACAGCGAGCTGCTTATTGCAGATGTGGGCGATGTGATATGCATAGACAATCAGCTGGAAGAAGCACAGGCCGCATTGGCCGATACTGTGCTGACTATACGTAAAGCAGGTTATCTTCCTGTGTTACTGGGTGGCGGGCATGAGATCACTTACGGACATGCACAGGGTATTTATAAGCATCTGCAGCAACGTAAGCGGCATGAGAAACTGGGGCTGGTGAATATAGATGCACATTTTGATCTGCGTATACCGGGACAGGAGGGAAGTACTTCCGGTACCGGGTTCTGGCAACTGGCGCAGGACTGTAAACTGGAGGGTGTTCCCTTTCATTACCTGGCACTCGGCATCCAGGCCAACAGTAATACGCAGCAGTTATTCCGTATAGCCGGCGACCTCGACGTACAGTATGTGGATGCAGATGCTTTTCACCTGCAGGACAGAGTGCTTTTACAGGCTGCTATAAGCCAGTTCCTGAGAGATGTGGATGCTGTATACCTCACAGTGGATTTAGACGTTTTTTCGGCCGCTTTTGCCCCCGGGGTGAGTGCCGTTGCCTACAATGGCATCCGTCCGGATGGTTTGTTCCTGGAATGCTATCGTAGCATCCTGCAAAGCGGTAAACTGGCGGGCATCGATATTGCTGAACTGAACCCTTCTCTGGATATCGATAATCATACTGCAAGACTGGGCGCCTCCCTCTTGTTTGAGATGGCCAGTAACCTGCATTATCACTAA
- the purU gene encoding formyltetrahydrofolate deformylase, with the protein MQSDITGRLLICCPDRPGIVAGVSQFLYTCGANILDASQHSTDPKEGVFFMRMEFQLENTGITSEQLEKQFQEKVAGPLKMDWHIDYTAHRKKMAIMVSRYDHCLMELLWRWRSGELPVDIPLVISNHEDLRELTEDFGIPFHYLPVTPATKTEKEQEAIRLIQEAKADFTVLARYMQILSPNFVSVFPGKIINIHHSFLPAFAGANPYKNAYTRGVKLIGATAHYVTNDLDEGPIIDQDVARVSHRHDVSDLVALGRDIERQVLTRAVVAHVEDRIIIHGNKTIVF; encoded by the coding sequence ATGCAGAGCGATATTACCGGCAGGCTACTGATCTGCTGTCCGGACCGGCCCGGCATCGTTGCCGGCGTATCACAGTTCCTTTATACCTGTGGCGCGAACATCCTGGATGCGAGTCAGCACAGTACCGACCCTAAAGAAGGGGTATTTTTCATGCGTATGGAATTCCAACTGGAAAATACCGGCATTACAAGTGAACAACTGGAAAAACAATTTCAGGAAAAAGTAGCCGGGCCATTAAAGATGGACTGGCATATCGACTATACCGCCCATCGTAAAAAGATGGCCATCATGGTGTCCCGTTACGACCATTGCCTCATGGAGTTACTCTGGCGCTGGCGCAGCGGGGAATTGCCGGTAGATATTCCGCTGGTGATCTCCAACCATGAAGACCTGAGAGAGCTGACGGAAGATTTTGGTATCCCGTTCCACTATCTGCCGGTTACACCGGCCACCAAAACAGAAAAAGAGCAGGAAGCCATCCGGCTGATACAGGAAGCAAAGGCCGATTTTACAGTACTGGCGCGTTATATGCAGATCTTGTCCCCCAATTTCGTGAGCGTATTCCCGGGGAAGATCATCAATATACATCACTCCTTTCTGCCGGCATTTGCGGGCGCCAATCCCTATAAGAATGCCTATACACGCGGTGTAAAGCTGATAGGGGCTACAGCGCATTATGTCACCAACGACCTGGACGAGGGTCCCATCATTGACCAGGACGTGGCCCGTGTCAGTCACAGGCACGATGTCAGCGATCTCGTGGCACTGGGGCGCGATATAGAGAGACAGGTGCTGACAAGAGCCGTTGTGGCGCATGTTGAAGACAGGATCATCATCCATGGCAATAAGACGATCGTATTCTAA
- a CDS encoding metallophosphoesterase family protein yields MKKIGLMSDTHSYLHPDVFKYFDKVDEIWHAGDIGNTGLAEKLEAFKPFRAVYGNIDGAELRVRYPLHLHFELEQVKVYMTHIGGYPGKYAPGVKDELLKNAPRLFICGHSHILKVMPDPAFKLLHINPGACGIQGWHKVKTLVRFELSEGNISQLEVIELPK; encoded by the coding sequence ATGAAGAAGATAGGATTGATGTCAGATACGCATAGTTACCTCCATCCGGATGTATTCAAATACTTTGATAAAGTGGATGAAATATGGCATGCGGGAGATATTGGTAACACCGGACTGGCAGAAAAACTGGAGGCTTTTAAGCCCTTCCGTGCTGTATATGGGAATATAGATGGGGCTGAATTAAGGGTGCGGTATCCGCTCCACCTGCATTTTGAATTGGAGCAGGTAAAAGTTTACATGACACATATAGGCGGTTATCCGGGGAAATATGCCCCCGGCGTAAAGGATGAACTGCTGAAAAACGCGCCCAGGCTGTTTATCTGCGGTCATTCGCATATATTGAAAGTAATGCCTGATCCGGCTTTTAAGCTGCTGCATATAAATCCCGGAGCCTGTGGTATACAGGGATGGCATAAGGTTAAAACATTGGTTCGTTTTGAATTGTCAGAAGGAAATATCAGCCAACTCGAGGTAATTGAGTTGCCAAAATAG
- a CDS encoding DUF4421 domain-containing protein, whose amino-acid sequence MQKWLVLLSGCLFLCLAVSAQKTSLFKKVGSWLDAGNDPNYIEEHTKDLTLRVFGSRKYNYYDIVDNKIVDNGIVDNGIVSSTRSSREVLYRPNTPFNVGVGFNYRFIGMNIAFNLPFINKETGDYGQTKVLDLQTHIYSRKLVIDFYGQIYKGYYIANTRGLFSSLGSGSVEMIRPDARNVNLGLDVQYVFNAKRFSYRAAYLQNDYQKKSAGSFLIGGGIFGMRMKGDSGLVPSYLQKAGFFDKENFYRTRVLSAAANVGYAHTFVYKKHWFATLSLTGSLGANYTTLNRVKEGNVSKVGLQLNNNIRISIGYNSARYFAGIHYVDLTTRSQSPVPDTYQTMGAGNFRISFARRFKLKKQLF is encoded by the coding sequence ATGCAAAAGTGGCTTGTGCTGCTGTCGGGATGCCTTTTTTTATGTCTGGCTGTTTCAGCACAGAAGACCTCGCTGTTTAAAAAAGTAGGCAGCTGGCTGGATGCGGGGAATGATCCGAATTATATTGAGGAACATACCAAAGACCTCACCCTCCGCGTGTTTGGTTCACGCAAGTATAACTACTATGATATCGTCGACAATAAGATCGTCGATAATGGGATTGTGGACAATGGTATTGTTTCAAGTACAAGAAGCTCCAGGGAAGTACTGTACAGGCCCAATACGCCTTTTAACGTCGGTGTTGGCTTCAACTACCGCTTTATAGGTATGAACATCGCTTTTAACCTGCCGTTTATCAATAAGGAAACAGGGGACTATGGCCAGACAAAAGTACTGGACCTGCAAACGCATATTTACTCCCGTAAACTGGTCATAGACTTTTACGGACAGATCTACAAGGGATATTATATTGCCAATACAAGAGGGCTGTTCAGCAGCCTGGGATCGGGCAGCGTGGAAATGATCCGGCCGGATGCCCGGAATGTGAACCTGGGGCTGGACGTGCAGTATGTATTCAACGCAAAACGTTTCTCTTACCGGGCGGCCTACCTGCAGAATGATTACCAGAAGAAGAGCGCAGGATCTTTCCTGATAGGAGGGGGCATCTTCGGGATGAGAATGAAAGGAGATTCAGGGCTGGTGCCTTCGTATCTGCAGAAAGCAGGATTCTTTGACAAAGAGAATTTTTACAGGACAAGGGTGCTCAGTGCGGCAGCCAACGTGGGGTATGCCCATACTTTTGTTTATAAGAAACATTGGTTTGCCACGCTCTCCCTCACGGGAAGTTTAGGGGCAAATTATACGACCCTGAACAGGGTAAAAGAAGGCAACGTGAGTAAAGTAGGGCTGCAGCTGAACAACAATATCCGTATCTCCATCGGGTACAACTCTGCCCGCTATTTTGCCGGCATACACTATGTGGACCTGACCACCAGAAGCCAGTCGCCCGTACCGGATACTTACCAGACGATGGGAGCCGGCAATTTCCGGATCAGTTTTGCGAGAAGGTTCAAACTGAAGAAGCAGTTGTTTTAA
- a CDS encoding HD domain-containing protein encodes MPMIYLLQNYWDQLLLRYTDNEALIEEGYQMINASYTEPHRRYHNLEHIDTMIFLLQKYAHHITDVDAVAFAIFFHDIVYDVKQQDNEELSALAARAFLQRTSFPAERIAQVMAFIRATKTHLNTSNDTDLDYLLDFDLAILGTEPRQYFTYAQQIRDEYRMYSDTQFKTGRKKVLAHFLALPAIYKTAIFREEREAMARENLDTELRMFS; translated from the coding sequence ATGCCAATGATTTACCTATTGCAAAACTACTGGGATCAACTGCTGTTACGATATACAGATAATGAAGCACTGATAGAAGAAGGCTATCAGATGATCAACGCCAGCTATACGGAACCACACCGGCGGTATCACAACCTGGAACATATAGATACCATGATATTCCTGCTGCAGAAGTACGCCCATCACATTACGGATGTTGATGCGGTGGCCTTTGCCATCTTTTTCCATGATATCGTCTACGATGTAAAGCAGCAGGACAATGAGGAGCTGAGCGCACTGGCAGCACGCGCTTTCCTGCAGCGGACCAGCTTTCCGGCAGAACGGATAGCACAGGTCATGGCATTCATCCGTGCTACTAAAACACATCTGAATACCAGTAATGATACGGACCTCGATTATCTACTTGATTTCGATCTGGCTATCCTTGGCACAGAACCCAGACAATATTTTACCTATGCTCAGCAGATCAGGGATGAATATCGGATGTATTCCGACACGCAGTTTAAAACCGGCAGAAAGAAAGTACTGGCCCATTTTCTGGCATTACCAGCCATTTATAAAACAGCTATATTCAGAGAAGAACGGGAAGCAATGGCCCGGGAAAATCTGGATACTGAATTGAGAATGTTTAGTTGA